One Rhizobiales bacterium GAS188 DNA window includes the following coding sequences:
- a CDS encoding peptide/nickel transport system ATP-binding protein gives MTELLSVEDFAVAYRLGETSVHAVDGVDFAVPTGAMLGLVGESGCGKTTLARALMGVLPGNARITRGKVRLEGIDLTALPPGELRARLWRDISFVPQTAMNALDPVYRLRDQMREVLCRRGGLSKGEADERAASLFRAVGLDPSRLMDYPHQFSGGMRQRAAIAMALALRPKLVIADEPVTALDVIVQRQVLDTIRGLSLELGLSAIVVTHDISVVAYLCSVVAVMYAGQIVEFGPTDKVMREPAHPYTMGLMNASPDLERADAELVPIEGSPPSLVQPPAGCRFAARCPFALPACSQERPRMIDVGAEHRAACIRSGEATTLRAQAREAATWRR, from the coding sequence ATGACTGAGCTTCTCAGCGTCGAGGACTTTGCCGTGGCTTATCGCCTGGGCGAGACGAGCGTGCATGCCGTCGACGGCGTCGATTTCGCCGTGCCGACCGGCGCCATGCTCGGCCTCGTCGGCGAATCCGGATGCGGCAAGACGACCTTGGCGCGCGCCCTCATGGGGGTCCTGCCGGGCAATGCGCGCATCACGCGCGGCAAGGTGCGCCTCGAGGGCATCGACCTGACGGCACTGCCGCCGGGAGAATTGCGGGCGAGGCTCTGGCGCGACATCTCCTTCGTGCCGCAGACGGCGATGAACGCGCTTGATCCGGTCTATCGCCTGCGCGACCAGATGCGCGAGGTGCTGTGCCGGCGCGGCGGGCTCTCCAAGGGGGAAGCGGATGAGCGCGCCGCGAGCCTGTTCCGCGCCGTCGGCCTCGATCCGAGCCGGCTGATGGACTACCCGCACCAGTTCTCCGGCGGGATGCGCCAGCGCGCCGCCATCGCCATGGCGCTGGCGCTGCGGCCGAAGCTGGTGATCGCCGATGAGCCGGTGACGGCGCTCGACGTAATCGTGCAGCGGCAGGTGCTCGACACGATCCGCGGCTTGAGCCTGGAGCTTGGCCTGTCGGCGATCGTGGTGACGCATGACATCAGCGTCGTCGCCTATCTCTGCTCGGTGGTCGCAGTGATGTATGCAGGCCAGATCGTCGAATTCGGCCCGACCGACAAGGTGATGCGCGAGCCGGCGCACCCTTACACCATGGGCCTGATGAATGCCTCCCCCGATCTCGAACGTGCCGACGCAGAACTGGTGCCGATCGAAGGGTCGCCGCCGAGCCTCGTGCAACCGCCGGCCGGATGCCGTTTCGCGGCGCGCTGTCCCTTCGCGCTGCCGGCCTGCTCGCAGGAGCGGCCGCGCATGATCGATGTCGGGGCCGAGCACCGGGCGGCCTGCATCCGCAGCGGCGAAGCCACGACGTTGCGCGCACAGGCGAGGGAGGCAGCGACATGGCGGCGATGA
- a CDS encoding Peptidase family M28 yields the protein MPISDIERRFLDAASLDLPWELVESFSTLPRWRPEDVNRSADVIVQRLRGAGVPVEVHEPSLYLSIPLSASVTAGGVTYRAKPPSSALSVSGGRTAKLVKLTANPKALRSYNRDIATLFGGSIRSLDELKAKVGGKIVVMSGFGNPALTSLIEEWGGIGLIAVNPGIDIHWGTCTTIWGSPDLADLPRKPKIPVVAVNNPDGQKLMALAEAGGEATIRTEMQEGWFPQKIPVATIRGAKEPDAFVLVHGHYDSWDVGVGDNATGDATLMELARVLFANRQSLRRSVKLAWWPGHSTGRYAGSTWFTDRFAIELDENCVAQINCDSPGCRWATSYHETRAFSESAALATQAIRDIVPDAEVRTMRPPQAGDYSFNNIGLPSFLMLSSTMPEALRAQKNYYDVSGCGANIAWHTENDTLEIADRDILLKDIRIYLLGVLRVANPEILPFDWVATCDEFLATIEAYEKQSNGLADLSAARRATQELKTALEQLSTSKAPAASRNAAIFGLSRLLVPINYTREPRFRHDPAYTVPPLPTLAIAAELPQLSAELRPVGEVELMRGQNRYVAALRAATRLVMGACT from the coding sequence GTGCCGATCAGCGATATCGAACGCCGTTTCCTCGATGCCGCGAGCCTCGATCTGCCCTGGGAGCTGGTGGAAAGCTTCTCCACCCTGCCGCGCTGGCGCCCGGAGGACGTCAATCGCTCGGCCGATGTGATCGTGCAGAGGCTGCGCGGCGCCGGCGTGCCGGTCGAGGTGCATGAGCCGAGCCTCTATCTGTCGATCCCGCTATCGGCTTCGGTCACGGCCGGCGGTGTCACCTATCGGGCAAAGCCCCCCTCCTCGGCGCTTTCGGTGTCCGGGGGCCGCACCGCCAAGCTCGTCAAGCTGACCGCGAACCCCAAGGCGTTGAGGAGCTACAACCGCGACATCGCCACCTTGTTCGGCGGCAGCATCCGCTCGCTCGATGAGCTCAAGGCCAAGGTCGGCGGCAAGATCGTGGTCATGTCGGGTTTTGGCAATCCCGCGCTCACATCGCTGATCGAGGAATGGGGCGGCATCGGCCTGATCGCGGTCAATCCGGGCATCGACATCCACTGGGGCACTTGCACCACCATATGGGGCTCGCCCGATCTTGCCGACCTGCCGAGGAAGCCCAAGATCCCGGTGGTGGCCGTCAACAATCCCGACGGGCAAAAGCTCATGGCGCTCGCCGAAGCGGGCGGTGAGGCGACCATCCGCACCGAAATGCAGGAAGGTTGGTTTCCCCAGAAGATCCCGGTCGCCACCATTCGCGGCGCCAAGGAACCCGATGCCTTCGTGCTGGTGCACGGCCATTACGACAGCTGGGATGTCGGGGTCGGCGACAATGCCACGGGCGACGCGACCCTGATGGAGCTGGCGCGTGTGCTTTTCGCCAACCGGCAATCCTTACGCCGCTCGGTCAAGCTCGCCTGGTGGCCCGGGCATTCGACCGGCCGCTATGCCGGATCGACCTGGTTCACCGACCGCTTCGCCATCGAGCTGGACGAGAACTGCGTCGCCCAGATCAATTGCGACAGCCCAGGCTGCCGCTGGGCCACGAGCTATCACGAGACGCGCGCCTTCAGCGAGAGCGCGGCGCTCGCCACGCAGGCGATCCGCGATATCGTGCCGGATGCCGAAGTGAGGACGATGCGGCCCCCGCAAGCCGGCGATTACAGCTTCAACAATATCGGGCTGCCGAGCTTCCTCATGCTGTCCTCCACCATGCCGGAGGCGCTGCGGGCGCAGAAGAACTACTATGACGTCTCGGGCTGCGGCGCCAACATCGCCTGGCACACCGAGAACGACACGCTTGAGATCGCCGATCGCGACATCCTGCTCAAGGATATCCGCATCTATCTGCTCGGCGTCCTGCGGGTCGCCAATCCGGAAATCCTGCCCTTCGACTGGGTTGCGACCTGCGATGAATTCCTGGCCACGATCGAGGCTTACGAGAAGCAGTCGAACGGCCTCGCCGATCTCAGCGCGGCGCGGCGGGCGACGCAGGAGCTGAAGACGGCCCTCGAGCAGCTTTCGACCTCGAAGGCCCCGGCCGCCTCGCGCAATGCCGCGATCTTCGGGCTGTCGCGCCTCCTGGTGCCGATCAACTACACGCGCGAGCCGCGCTTCCGCCACGACCCGGCCTATACGGTGCCGCCGCTGCCGACGCTCGCTATCGCCGCCGAGCTGCCGCAGCTTTCCGCCGAATTGCGGCCGGTCGGCGAAGTCGAGCTGATGCGCGGCCAGAACCGCTATGTGGCAGCGCTGCGCGCGGCGACGCGATTGGTCATGGGAGCCTGCACATGA
- a CDS encoding peptide/nickel transport system ATP-binding protein — protein sequence MAAMIEASGLTKLFPAARSLRQALRGEYRNVRAVDGIDLRLQRGESVGLVGESGSGKTTVGRLLLKLTPPSAGQLAFEGESLDHMDRARTLRFRQQAQLVFQNPYDALNPRFSVRRSLTEPLRNTKVDRAEHEPRIAAALRLVQLDDAGRYLDSLPHQLSGGQLQRVVLARALVVKPVFLVADEPVSMLDVSVRAGILNLLRDLKQRLGLTAFYISHDLTLVRYVCERTLVMYLGKVIEDGPTAEVIQRPAHPYTQALIKAVPRPDVDQPRDNLPISGAIGDAANPLSGCRLRDRCPHAFARCAEEEPALVEVSPGHRAACHLHTQGRA from the coding sequence ATGGCGGCGATGATCGAAGCCTCAGGCCTCACCAAGCTTTTTCCCGCGGCGCGCAGCCTGCGCCAGGCGCTGCGCGGCGAGTATCGCAACGTGCGCGCCGTGGACGGCATCGATCTGCGGCTGCAACGGGGCGAGAGCGTCGGCCTCGTGGGTGAGTCCGGCAGCGGCAAGACCACGGTCGGCCGGCTGCTCCTGAAGCTCACGCCGCCATCGGCCGGCCAGCTCGCCTTCGAAGGCGAATCCCTCGATCATATGGACCGGGCGCGCACCTTGCGCTTCCGGCAGCAGGCGCAGCTCGTCTTCCAGAACCCGTATGACGCGCTCAATCCGCGCTTCAGCGTCCGCCGCTCGCTCACGGAGCCGCTGCGCAACACCAAGGTCGATCGGGCGGAGCACGAGCCGCGAATCGCTGCGGCATTGCGCCTCGTTCAGCTCGACGATGCCGGGCGCTATCTCGACAGCCTGCCGCACCAATTGTCGGGCGGCCAGCTGCAACGCGTGGTGCTGGCGCGCGCCCTTGTCGTCAAGCCGGTCTTCCTCGTCGCCGACGAGCCGGTCTCGATGCTCGATGTGAGCGTCCGGGCCGGGATCTTGAACCTGTTGCGCGATTTGAAGCAGAGGCTCGGTCTCACCGCCTTCTATATTTCCCATGACCTCACGCTCGTCCGCTATGTCTGCGAGCGCACGCTCGTCATGTATCTCGGCAAGGTGATCGAGGACGGGCCGACCGCCGAGGTCATCCAACGTCCCGCCCATCCCTACACCCAGGCCCTGATCAAGGCCGTACCGCGTCCGGATGTCGATCAGCCGCGCGACAACTTGCCGATCTCGGGGGCGATCGGGGATGCCGCCAATCCCCTCTCGGGATGCCGCTTGCGGGACCGCTGCCCGCATGCTTTCGCGCGTTGCGCCGAGGAGGAGCCTGCGCTCGTCGAAGTCTCACCCGGACACCGCGCCGCCTGCCATCTGCATACGCAAGGGAGAGCCTGA
- a CDS encoding PA domain-containing protein, with product MSELASEIGAAVSGQELMRHCAEFAKRVKLSGTPEELESFRYLKACLDAYGYRTELISHDAYISLPGASRVEADGRVLESITHSFSRPSPTGGLTGVLVDLGEGIQADFASADCRGKIVLVDGIASPAVAARAKAAGAAGQLHVSPHEHLHEMCISPVWGNPSDETLAELPSTVACTISQADGQALRAKLRAGAALSVTLHAQVDTGWRKTPLLVGELDAGGGEEAPFVLFSGHHDTWYFGVMDNGSANATMLEAARLLASRRGEWQRGLRICFWSGHSHGRYSGSAWYVDENFEELDRRCVAHVNVDSTGGIGATVLTENGVVAELVGLARTVTLAETGQRHEGKRPSRSSDQSFWGVGIPSMYGSISHQPPSPVKMRNPLGWWWHTPHDLLDKVDEQFLARDTRVVVASLWRLLTDKVLPLDHAAHAAALLGELNGLAPRLRAALGIDNLVASTESLRVKAEALAARDPGDDAARLTRINAALMQVSRALMPLDYTEGDRFSHDPALPQPAWPALQKLRDLAEAEPGSDAQLLLRVGARRARNRLLCALRRATKALDAALAA from the coding sequence ATGAGCGAGCTAGCGTCAGAGATCGGCGCCGCGGTCAGCGGCCAGGAGCTGATGCGCCATTGCGCTGAATTCGCCAAGCGCGTGAAACTCTCCGGCACGCCGGAGGAGCTCGAGAGCTTCCGCTATCTGAAGGCCTGCCTCGACGCTTACGGCTATCGCACCGAGCTCATCTCGCATGATGCCTATATCAGCCTGCCGGGAGCCTCGCGGGTCGAGGCCGATGGGCGCGTGCTCGAAAGCATCACCCATTCCTTCTCGCGCCCCTCCCCGACAGGCGGCCTGACGGGAGTGCTCGTCGATCTCGGCGAGGGGATTCAGGCCGATTTCGCGAGCGCCGATTGCCGCGGCAAGATCGTGCTCGTCGACGGCATAGCGAGCCCGGCGGTCGCGGCGCGTGCCAAGGCGGCCGGCGCCGCCGGGCAATTGCACGTCTCGCCGCATGAGCATCTGCACGAGATGTGCATCTCGCCGGTCTGGGGCAATCCGTCGGACGAGACTCTCGCCGAGCTGCCGTCGACGGTCGCCTGCACGATCTCGCAAGCCGATGGGCAAGCCCTGCGCGCCAAGCTGCGGGCGGGCGCCGCGCTTTCCGTGACGCTGCATGCGCAAGTGGATACGGGCTGGCGCAAGACGCCGCTATTGGTCGGCGAGCTCGACGCCGGAGGTGGCGAAGAGGCGCCCTTCGTGCTGTTCTCCGGGCACCACGACACCTGGTATTTCGGCGTCATGGATAATGGCAGCGCTAACGCCACCATGCTGGAAGCCGCGCGCCTGCTCGCTTCCCGCCGCGGCGAGTGGCAGCGCGGCTTGCGCATCTGCTTCTGGTCCGGCCATTCGCATGGGCGCTATTCGGGCTCGGCCTGGTATGTGGACGAGAATTTCGAGGAGCTCGACCGGCGCTGCGTCGCGCATGTGAATGTCGATTCCACGGGCGGCATCGGCGCCACCGTGCTCACCGAGAACGGGGTCGTCGCTGAGCTCGTCGGTCTCGCCCGGACGGTGACGCTCGCCGAGACCGGGCAGCGCCACGAGGGCAAGCGTCCGTCGCGCTCCAGCGACCAGTCTTTCTGGGGCGTCGGCATTCCGTCCATGTACGGCAGCATCAGCCATCAGCCGCCGAGCCCGGTGAAGATGCGCAATCCGCTCGGCTGGTGGTGGCATACGCCTCACGATCTCCTCGACAAGGTCGACGAGCAGTTCCTGGCGCGCGACACGCGTGTCGTGGTCGCGAGCCTGTGGCGTCTGTTGACCGACAAGGTGTTGCCGCTCGACCATGCGGCTCACGCGGCGGCGCTCCTCGGCGAGCTGAACGGGCTCGCTCCGCGGTTGCGCGCGGCGCTCGGCATCGACAACCTGGTGGCTTCGACCGAGAGCTTGCGCGTGAAGGCCGAGGCGCTCGCCGCCCGCGACCCCGGCGACGATGCCGCAAGGCTCACGCGCATCAACGCTGCCCTGATGCAAGTCTCGCGCGCCCTGATGCCGCTCGATTACACCGAGGGAGACCGTTTCAGCCATGACCCGGCCTTGCCGCAGCCGGCCTGGCCGGCGCTGCAGAAGCTGCGCGACCTCGCCGAGGCGGAGCCCGGCTCCGACGCACAGCTCCTCCTGCGCGTCGGCGCGAGGCGGGCGCGCAACCGTCTCCTCTGCGCCTTGCGCCGGGCCACGAAGGCGCTCGATGCGGCATTAGCGGCCTAG
- a CDS encoding peptide/nickel transport system substrate-binding protein, with the protein MKAMMLSRRTLLASVCLAALRLPAFAATAGDQIRKLVIVSAAQASDPQEFQAAQLLAQAWRQLGLDIEVRGMPRPQLADLVWNTREKWDMTMWRMVGRPERSDPDEFAYNLFNPATAATGYDFVGYDNPNYMKIAEAQRSELDPKKRKKLIFEAQDAINKDQPYIFLVYPKNVLAFDKSVWKPESVVEQSGIGIRSFWTFLRAEPVGAQKDMICNAAEAMLALNPLYISGAIDSWLTEIVWDRLMRMGPDGLPIPWAAQTVTQVDPTTVDCVLRPGQKWHDGKPMTVDDVVFSFKAPAMGDKSPMYKPFVASIADVAATDEQTVRFKLKTPSAAFAASTLAKINLIPKHVWEPILADLMTKPQNVETYQEEHPIGSGPFKVARFKFTEEVVLEANKDYWEPPRMARCIFRVITNTGAALGMLPRGEVNFLTDYRGDPKLLTDLAKQNPNIEVVSTIDMGFRFVAPNQRRPPFNDPAFRRALSYATNRQLMAAAAWNGFAVPANSIISPALKFWSKPGIDDLKVDMSTAKKMLEDAGYALVGGKLHYPDGVKETLAAN; encoded by the coding sequence ATGAAAGCCATGATGCTGTCTCGCCGCACGCTTCTCGCCTCGGTCTGTCTCGCCGCGCTGCGGCTGCCCGCCTTCGCCGCCACCGCCGGCGACCAGATCCGCAAGCTCGTCATCGTCAGCGCCGCCCAGGCCTCGGACCCGCAGGAGTTCCAGGCGGCGCAGCTCCTGGCTCAGGCCTGGCGGCAGCTCGGTCTCGACATCGAGGTGCGCGGCATGCCGCGTCCCCAGCTCGCCGACCTCGTCTGGAACACGCGCGAGAAATGGGACATGACGATGTGGCGCATGGTCGGCCGGCCTGAGCGCAGCGATCCGGACGAGTTCGCCTATAACCTCTTCAATCCAGCGACCGCCGCCACCGGCTATGATTTCGTGGGCTACGACAACCCGAACTACATGAAGATCGCCGAGGCGCAGCGCTCCGAGCTCGACCCGAAGAAGCGCAAGAAGCTGATCTTCGAGGCGCAAGACGCCATCAACAAGGACCAGCCCTACATCTTCCTGGTCTATCCCAAGAACGTGCTCGCCTTCGACAAGAGCGTCTGGAAGCCGGAGAGCGTCGTCGAGCAGAGCGGCATCGGCATCCGCTCATTCTGGACCTTCCTGCGCGCCGAGCCGGTCGGCGCCCAGAAGGACATGATCTGCAACGCGGCCGAGGCGATGCTGGCGCTCAACCCGCTCTATATCAGCGGCGCCATCGATTCCTGGCTGACCGAGATCGTCTGGGATCGGCTGATGCGCATGGGCCCGGACGGCCTGCCGATCCCCTGGGCGGCGCAGACGGTGACTCAGGTCGATCCGACCACGGTCGATTGCGTGCTGCGGCCGGGCCAGAAATGGCATGACGGCAAGCCCATGACCGTCGATGACGTGGTATTCTCCTTCAAGGCGCCGGCCATGGGCGACAAATCGCCGATGTACAAGCCCTTCGTGGCGAGCATCGCCGATGTCGCCGCGACCGATGAGCAAACGGTGCGCTTCAAGCTCAAGACGCCGAGCGCCGCCTTCGCAGCCTCGACGCTCGCCAAGATCAACCTCATTCCCAAACATGTCTGGGAACCGATCCTCGCCGATCTGATGACCAAGCCGCAGAATGTCGAGACCTATCAGGAAGAGCATCCGATCGGCTCCGGCCCGTTCAAGGTGGCGCGCTTCAAATTCACCGAGGAGGTCGTGCTCGAGGCTAACAAAGACTATTGGGAACCACCCCGCATGGCGCGCTGCATCTTCCGCGTCATCACCAACACGGGCGCTGCGCTCGGCATGCTGCCCAGGGGCGAGGTCAACTTCCTCACCGATTATCGCGGCGACCCGAAGCTGCTCACCGATCTCGCCAAGCAGAATCCGAATATCGAGGTGGTCTCGACCATCGATATGGGCTTCCGCTTCGTGGCGCCGAACCAGCGCCGCCCGCCCTTCAACGACCCGGCCTTCCGCCGCGCCTTGTCCTACGCCACCAACCGCCAGCTGATGGCGGCCGCCGCCTGGAACGGCTTCGCGGTGCCGGCGAACTCGATCATCTCGCCGGCCCTCAAATTCTGGAGCAAGCCCGGCATCGACGACCTCAAGGTCGATATGTCGACCGCCAAGAAGATGCTGGAGGATGCGGGCTATGCGCTGGTCGGCGGCAAGCTGCACTATCCGGACGGCGTGAAGGAGACGCTCGCGGCAAACTGA
- a CDS encoding peptide/nickel transport system permease protein has product MSFVGRRFLHMLFVLWAIATIMFLMFRLMPGDPSTAYIDPNFTGEQRQLVLQQFGLDKPLSEQYLIFLKNLAQGEFGLSFRYRQPVLGLILSVLPNTLLLTMTALFSAYIFGGLFGALLAWKRGSTFEAVSIPIVLTTRAMPDFWLGMLVLAVLAFGLGWFPSGGANVAGATYASEWGRIFSIDYLRHLALPVLTLAIFLQGLPVLLMRSNMLEVMREEFVTMARMKGLPERSIMLRHAARNALLPLVTAFAITFGQLIGNNVVVETVFSWPGLGRMLVDAVANSDYPLAQGAFLVIAFVLVFMNFVADLVYGLLDPRVAHAHG; this is encoded by the coding sequence ATGAGCTTTGTCGGCAGGCGGTTCCTGCACATGCTCTTCGTGCTGTGGGCGATCGCGACCATCATGTTCCTGATGTTTCGCCTGATGCCGGGCGATCCGAGCACCGCCTATATCGACCCGAACTTCACGGGCGAGCAGCGTCAGCTGGTGCTGCAGCAATTCGGCCTCGATAAGCCGCTCTCCGAGCAATATCTCATCTTCCTCAAGAACCTCGCCCAGGGCGAGTTCGGCCTGTCCTTCCGCTACCGCCAGCCGGTGCTCGGCCTGATCCTGTCGGTCCTGCCGAACACGCTGCTGTTGACGATGACGGCGCTGTTCTCGGCCTATATCTTCGGTGGCCTGTTCGGAGCGCTGCTCGCCTGGAAGCGCGGCTCCACATTCGAGGCCGTGTCGATCCCGATCGTGCTGACGACGCGCGCCATGCCGGATTTCTGGCTCGGCATGCTGGTGCTCGCCGTGCTCGCCTTCGGGCTCGGCTGGTTTCCGTCGGGCGGCGCCAATGTGGCGGGCGCGACCTACGCGTCCGAATGGGGCCGCATCTTCTCGATCGATTATCTGCGCCATCTGGCGCTGCCAGTGCTCACGCTCGCGATCTTCCTGCAGGGCCTGCCGGTGCTGCTGATGCGCTCCAACATGCTCGAGGTGATGCGCGAGGAGTTCGTCACCATGGCGCGCATGAAGGGACTGCCGGAGCGCAGCATCATGCTGCGCCATGCCGCGCGGAACGCGCTCCTGCCCCTCGTCACCGCCTTCGCCATCACCTTCGGCCAGCTCATCGGCAACAATGTCGTGGTCGAGACCGTGTTCTCCTGGCCGGGCCTCGGCCGCATGCTCGTCGATGCGGTCGCGAACAGCGATTATCCGCTGGCGCAGGGCGCCTTCCTGGTGATCGCCTTTGTGCTGGTGTTCATGAACTTCGTCGCCGATCTCGTCTACGGCCTGCTCGATCCGCGGGTGGCGCACGCACATGGCTGA
- a CDS encoding MFS transporter, MHS family, proline/betaine transporter has translation MSQATAYLDQALDTPDMQRIRRRAILSCAVGNFVELFDFVIFGLFAAQIGANFFPNTDPVASLLASFATYGVGFVMRPVGAIVIGALGDRKGRKIALVLTVGLMATATAFTGLIPPYASIGILAPILLVLCRLVQGFSTGGEWGGAATFLVEFAPPGRRGFIGSMQQFSVGLGLIMGTLCAAILNSTLDKEQMIAWGWRIPFILGFLLAPIGLYLRARVAESPAFDRNVAQHTVASAPVLDSLTTYLRPVLAAFGLSIVGTIGNYIYNIFLPSFASSQLGIPAGTAYYSATLAAVILTVLTPVMGWLSDKVGRKPVLLVSALGYVVIAFPLFMLVTGMRNGTGLMLTQGISAVLLAMYAGPLCAILSELFPTKVRFTALSIGYSLAVTIFGGFAPLIATFLIQRTGSEIAPAAFVVFGAVISAATLIAIKDPTNAPLD, from the coding sequence ATGTCGCAAGCCACGGCCTATCTCGACCAGGCGCTCGACACGCCGGATATGCAGCGCATCCGCCGGCGCGCCATCCTCTCCTGCGCGGTCGGCAATTTCGTCGAATTGTTCGACTTCGTGATCTTCGGATTGTTCGCGGCCCAGATCGGCGCGAATTTCTTTCCCAATACCGATCCTGTGGCCTCGCTGCTCGCGAGCTTTGCGACCTATGGCGTCGGCTTCGTCATGCGTCCGGTCGGCGCCATCGTCATCGGGGCGCTCGGCGACCGCAAGGGGCGCAAGATCGCGCTCGTGCTCACGGTCGGCTTGATGGCGACCGCGACCGCGTTCACCGGCCTCATACCGCCTTATGCGTCGATCGGCATCCTGGCGCCCATCCTGCTCGTCCTCTGCCGCCTGGTGCAGGGCTTCTCGACAGGGGGCGAATGGGGCGGGGCTGCGACCTTCCTGGTCGAGTTCGCCCCGCCCGGAAGGCGCGGCTTCATCGGCTCGATGCAGCAATTCAGCGTCGGGCTCGGCCTGATCATGGGCACTCTATGTGCCGCCATCCTCAACTCCACGCTCGACAAGGAGCAGATGATCGCCTGGGGCTGGCGCATCCCCTTCATCCTCGGCTTCCTGCTGGCGCCGATCGGCCTCTATCTGCGCGCCCGGGTCGCGGAATCGCCGGCCTTCGACCGCAATGTGGCGCAGCACACCGTCGCCTCGGCGCCAGTGCTCGACAGCCTCACCACCTATCTGCGGCCGGTGCTCGCAGCCTTCGGCCTGTCGATCGTCGGCACGATCGGCAACTACATCTACAACATCTTCCTGCCGAGCTTTGCCTCGAGCCAGCTCGGCATCCCGGCCGGCACGGCCTATTATTCGGCGACGCTCGCGGCCGTGATCCTGACCGTGCTCACTCCGGTGATGGGCTGGCTCTCCGACAAGGTGGGACGCAAGCCCGTGCTGCTGGTTTCGGCGCTCGGCTATGTGGTCATCGCCTTCCCGCTGTTCATGCTGGTCACCGGCATGCGCAACGGGACCGGGCTGATGCTCACCCAAGGCATCTCGGCCGTGCTGCTCGCCATGTATGCGGGTCCGCTCTGCGCCATACTGAGCGAGCTCTTCCCGACCAAGGTGCGCTTCACGGCGCTGTCGATCGGCTATAGTCTCGCCGTCACCATATTCGGCGGCTTCGCGCCCCTGATCGCGACCTTCCTGATCCAGCGAACTGGCAGCGAGATCGCGCCCGCGGCCTTCGTCGTCTTCGGAGCCGTCATCAGTGCCGCGACGCTCATCGCCATCAAGGATCCGACCAATGCTCCGCTTGACTGA
- a CDS encoding peptide/nickel transport system permease protein, producing the protein MAEPLALPLAPTEDDRRPRRKAAALLAQLRDPYALIGVSIYLAFLLVAIFADALAPYSPTDILFTDDGQLASALPPSAAHLLGTTNLGRDVFSQLVLGARPSLFVGLTAATAVATLGTIAGLVAGYLGGFIDRALMRLADVILGLPFLPFVIVTIALTGPSLTHIVLAVALLLWPNAARVIRSQVLTLSQRQFVEAARVTGASPWRIIFVHVAPNVLPLSFLYGTIAVGWAILTQASVSFLGFGDADVISWGTMLQDAYASQALDRGQYTWFVPPGICIVLVVLAGFFISRGYEELLFPKLRDDR; encoded by the coding sequence ATGGCTGAGCCGCTCGCTCTTCCCCTCGCGCCGACCGAAGACGACAGGCGCCCGCGCCGCAAGGCAGCGGCGCTCCTCGCCCAGCTGCGCGACCCTTATGCGCTGATCGGCGTCTCGATCTACCTCGCCTTCCTCCTGGTCGCGATCTTCGCCGACGCGCTCGCTCCCTACAGCCCGACCGACATCCTGTTCACCGATGACGGCCAGCTCGCTTCGGCCTTGCCGCCGAGCGCGGCGCATCTCCTCGGCACCACCAATCTCGGCCGTGACGTGTTCTCGCAGCTGGTGCTCGGCGCCAGGCCCTCGCTCTTCGTCGGCCTGACCGCCGCCACGGCGGTCGCGACGCTCGGCACCATCGCGGGCCTCGTAGCGGGCTATCTCGGCGGCTTCATCGACAGGGCGTTGATGCGGCTCGCGGACGTCATTCTCGGCCTGCCCTTCCTGCCCTTCGTCATCGTGACGATCGCCCTCACCGGACCCAGCCTGACGCATATCGTGCTCGCCGTGGCGCTGCTGCTCTGGCCCAACGCCGCGCGCGTCATCCGCAGCCAGGTGCTGACATTGTCGCAGCGCCAATTCGTCGAGGCGGCGCGGGTCACGGGCGCGAGCCCATGGCGCATCATCTTCGTGCATGTCGCACCGAATGTGCTCCCCCTCTCCTTCCTCTACGGCACCATCGCGGTCGGCTGGGCGATCCTGACGCAGGCGAGCGTCAGCTTCCTCGGCTTCGGCGATGCCGACGTCATCTCCTGGGGCACGATGCTCCAGGACGCCTATGCGTCGCAGGCGCTCGATCGCGGCCAATATACCTGGTTCGTGCCGCCCGGCATCTGCATCGTTCTCGTGGTGCTGGCCGGCTTCTTCATCAGCCGCGGCTATGAGGAGCTGCTCTTCCCCAAATTGAGGGACGATCGATGA